A window of Alkalibaculum bacchi contains these coding sequences:
- the rfbA gene encoding glucose-1-phosphate thymidylyltransferase RfbA, producing MKGIILAGGSGSRLYPITKGISKQLLPIYDKPMIYYPLSVLMLSKIREVLIISNPEYIDFYKKLLGDGSNLGMRFEYKTQEKPKGLADAFIVGEEFIEDDCVCLILGDNVFYGQGFVPKLLSASSLNEGAVIFGYFVPDPSEFGVVEFDESYNVISLEEKPKSPKSHYAVPGLYYYDNSVIQRAKKLKPSSRGEIEITDLNMEYLKDGELKIELLGRGFAWLDTGSYEGLANASNFVQTMQKRTGLFISCIEEIAYRNKWISKDQLVSLGNEFSKTEYGKYLLQIAEEVII from the coding sequence ATGAAAGGAATAATTTTAGCCGGAGGTAGCGGATCTAGACTCTATCCAATTACAAAAGGGATTAGCAAGCAGTTATTACCTATATACGATAAACCAATGATTTATTATCCATTATCGGTGTTGATGTTATCAAAGATAAGAGAAGTTCTTATTATTTCTAATCCTGAATATATTGATTTTTATAAAAAACTATTAGGCGATGGATCTAATCTTGGAATGAGATTTGAATATAAAACTCAAGAAAAACCTAAAGGTCTTGCAGATGCATTTATAGTTGGTGAAGAATTCATTGAAGATGATTGTGTTTGTTTAATACTTGGAGACAATGTTTTTTATGGACAAGGCTTTGTGCCTAAGCTATTGAGCGCATCTAGCCTAAATGAAGGAGCAGTTATATTTGGTTATTTTGTTCCAGATCCAAGTGAATTTGGAGTTGTAGAATTTGATGAAAGCTATAATGTAATTTCTTTAGAAGAAAAACCTAAAAGTCCCAAATCTCATTATGCTGTACCTGGTTTATATTATTATGATAATAGTGTAATTCAAAGAGCAAAAAAATTAAAACCATCATCACGAGGGGAAATTGAGATAACAGATTTGAATATGGAATATTTAAAGGATGGGGAATTAAAGATTGAACTTTTAGGACGTGGTTTTGCATGGCTTGATACTGGTAGTTATGAAGGACTGGCTAATGCTTCAAATTTTGTTCAAACAATGCAAAAGAGAACAGGTCTTTTTATAAGTTGTATAGAAGAAATTGCGTATAGAAATAAATGGATTTCCAAAGATCAACTTGTATCTCTTGGTAATGAGTTTAGCAAAACTGAATATGGAAAGTATTTATTGCAAATTGCTGAAGAGGTGATTATATAG
- a CDS encoding lipopolysaccharide biosynthesis protein, with translation MRLILYIQKKIKKSTFGKNIMLITGGTAFAQALGIIFSPIITRIYPPEQYGVLTAYSAVLGLLAISASFDYQNAIPIADDDDMAINLLVLSMSFLSIVVLIIFVLLTLYGEHFLKLMDSEVLSSYKYLIPFGVFFTGTYNIVLQWGFRERNYKIITRTKISQSITSNLTKLIFGLMKFGPVGLILGVIIGQSAGITSLITPVIKKKELLLAVSQQRLKQVMKRYKNFPLYSAPSNYVYTAGNNLPVVLLVSFFGTSAVGLFGLANSITSLPMSLIGNSVSQVFYSEAAKIGKDNPDKIKSIAQKLIKQIALIALIPFVILLLFGPWLFSFVFGSEWYDAGVYSQMLSFMVYFHFIITPVGRILEIFERQREGLLLNITRLILIFVAFVITKTMNLNSYQAVGLYSIFSSITYVALLVMVMKILDSEIKRVNNQ, from the coding sequence TTGAGATTAATATTATATATACAAAAAAAAATAAAAAAGAGTACTTTTGGCAAGAATATTATGCTTATTACTGGTGGAACAGCCTTTGCTCAAGCGCTTGGTATAATTTTTTCTCCTATCATTACAAGAATATATCCACCTGAACAGTATGGTGTATTGACTGCTTATTCAGCAGTCCTAGGTCTTTTAGCTATATCAGCATCCTTTGATTATCAGAATGCTATACCTATAGCAGATGATGATGATATGGCAATCAACTTATTAGTTTTGTCCATGTCTTTTTTATCAATTGTGGTGTTAATAATTTTCGTATTATTAACATTATATGGTGAGCATTTTTTAAAATTAATGGATAGTGAAGTATTGTCTTCATATAAGTATCTTATTCCATTTGGCGTATTTTTTACTGGGACTTATAATATTGTTCTACAATGGGGTTTTAGAGAAAGAAATTATAAGATTATCACAAGAACTAAGATTAGTCAGAGTATAACATCGAATCTTACCAAACTAATTTTCGGTTTAATGAAGTTTGGTCCAGTGGGATTAATATTAGGTGTAATCATTGGTCAAAGTGCTGGGATAACGTCTTTAATTACTCCTGTGATTAAGAAAAAAGAGTTATTATTAGCTGTAAGTCAGCAGCGGCTTAAGCAGGTTATGAAGCGCTATAAAAATTTCCCATTATATTCTGCACCTAGCAATTATGTCTATACTGCTGGAAATAATCTTCCTGTTGTTTTGTTAGTGTCTTTCTTTGGAACATCTGCAGTAGGTCTTTTTGGTTTAGCAAATAGCATTACATCACTACCAATGAGCCTTATTGGAAATTCGGTGTCTCAGGTTTTTTATTCAGAAGCAGCTAAAATTGGCAAAGATAATCCTGATAAAATTAAGAGTATAGCTCAAAAGTTAATTAAGCAAATTGCATTAATAGCTTTGATTCCATTTGTTATACTTTTACTATTCGGTCCATGGTTATTCTCTTTTGTATTTGGTAGCGAATGGTATGATGCAGGAGTTTATTCTCAAATGCTATCATTTATGGTGTATTTTCATTTTATTATTACTCCGGTAGGTAGGATTCTTGAGATTTTTGAACGACAGAGGGAAGGACTTTTACTAAATATTACAAGGCTTATATTGATTTTTGTTGCCTTTGTGATTACGAAAACTATGAATTTGAATTCTTACCAAGCAGTAGGTCTGTATTCAATATTTAGTTCTATTACCTATGTTGCTTTATTAGTAATGGTTATGAAAATTTTAGATTCAGAAATAAAAAGAGTTAACAATCAATAA
- the rffA gene encoding dTDP-4-amino-4,6-dideoxygalactose transaminase, with protein sequence MIAFNVPPFTGDEYKYMQKAVENNQKLSGDGPFTKKCNIWIEEKFNTPKALLTTSCTHALEMAAILADIKPGDEVIAPSFTFVSTVNAFVLRGAKIVFVDIRPDTLNIDENLIEDAITEKTKAIVPVHYAGVSCEMDTIMEIAKKNNLYVIEDAAQGVMSTYKGKALGTIGDFGTYSFHETKNYTMGEGGAILIQNKDCIERAEIIREKGTNRSKFFRGQVDKYSWVDIGSSYLPSELNAAYLFAQLEEAETINENRLKTWNLYYEGLSELAKTRKVELPAIPEGCSHNAHMFYIKCKGLEERTHLINYLKDNEINAVFHYVPLHSSKAGNKYGRFFGIDKYTTRESERLLRLPLYYGLEAEKTKYIIGKIISFYKRKK encoded by the coding sequence ATGATAGCATTTAACGTTCCACCATTTACTGGTGATGAATATAAATATATGCAAAAGGCAGTAGAAAACAATCAGAAATTGTCTGGTGATGGCCCTTTTACTAAAAAATGCAATATATGGATTGAAGAAAAATTCAATACACCAAAAGCTTTGCTTACTACATCATGTACACATGCTTTAGAAATGGCGGCAATCTTAGCAGATATAAAACCTGGAGATGAAGTTATAGCCCCCTCATTTACTTTTGTATCGACAGTAAATGCTTTTGTACTAAGAGGAGCGAAGATAGTTTTTGTTGATATTAGGCCGGATACGCTTAATATTGATGAAAATTTAATAGAAGATGCTATAACAGAGAAAACAAAAGCAATAGTACCTGTTCATTATGCAGGTGTGTCATGTGAAATGGACACGATTATGGAAATTGCGAAAAAAAATAATCTTTATGTTATTGAAGATGCTGCTCAAGGTGTAATGTCTACATATAAAGGAAAAGCTTTAGGAACTATTGGAGATTTCGGAACTTATAGTTTTCATGAGACTAAAAATTATACAATGGGTGAAGGTGGGGCAATTTTAATTCAAAACAAGGATTGTATAGAACGGGCTGAAATCATTCGTGAAAAAGGAACTAATCGAAGTAAATTCTTTAGAGGACAAGTTGATAAGTATTCATGGGTTGATATTGGTAGCTCTTATCTACCGAGTGAATTGAATGCTGCATACCTTTTTGCTCAACTTGAGGAGGCCGAAACTATTAATGAAAATCGGTTGAAAACATGGAATTTATACTATGAGGGTTTAAGTGAATTGGCAAAAACAAGAAAAGTAGAATTACCTGCTATACCAGAAGGTTGTTCACATAATGCACATATGTTCTATATTAAATGTAAGGGTCTAGAAGAAAGAACCCATTTGATTAATTATTTAAAAGACAATGAGATTAATGCAGTGTTTCATTATGTACCACTTCATAGTTCAAAAGCAGGTAATAAATATGGAAGGTTTTTTGGCATTGATAAGTATACCACTAGGGAGAGTGAACGACTGCTGAGATTACCTTTGTATTATGGTCTTGAAGCGGAGAAAACAAAATATATTATTGGAAAAATAATTTCTTTCTATAAAAGGAAGAAATAA
- a CDS encoding GNAT family N-acetyltransferase, protein MINIKIKKLDWDSKFWGFNIYNANKSNNLIDFERNLISKLDSTPFIIQALSSESDIQYINCLEDNGFRFVESKINLVQKVQQQSNISELSMFQDVREEHLLVYKDDFYDLYGNVSRFALFDKEKVNEFYYKWAVKSIKGNFDDNCIGYYRNNLLEGFITYKIVNQKLIIGLLGVFPKYQGRKISRYLLSYINYIAFKNACGEISVSTQGKNTKAINTYIKNGFIIENIKHWYYYKGELK, encoded by the coding sequence ATGATAAATATAAAAATCAAAAAATTAGATTGGGATTCAAAATTTTGGGGTTTTAATATATATAATGCAAATAAAAGTAATAACTTAATCGATTTTGAACGAAATTTAATTAGCAAATTAGATAGTACTCCATTTATTATTCAAGCACTATCCTCAGAAAGTGATATCCAATATATTAATTGTTTAGAGGATAATGGATTTCGATTTGTAGAGAGTAAAATAAATTTAGTGCAAAAAGTTCAGCAGCAAAGTAATATTTCTGAATTAAGTATGTTTCAAGATGTGCGAGAAGAACATTTATTAGTATATAAGGATGATTTTTATGACTTATACGGAAATGTGTCTAGGTTTGCTCTTTTTGACAAAGAGAAAGTTAACGAATTCTATTATAAATGGGCTGTCAAAAGCATAAAAGGTAATTTTGATGATAATTGCATTGGATATTATCGTAATAATCTCTTAGAAGGATTTATTACTTATAAAATCGTAAATCAAAAATTAATAATTGGACTACTTGGTGTTTTTCCAAAATATCAGGGCAGAAAAATAAGTCGGTATCTCCTAAGTTATATTAATTACATAGCTTTTAAGAATGCATGTGGAGAAATTAGTGTTTCTACACAAGGGAAGAATACTAAGGCAATAAATACGTACATTAAAAATGGATTTATTATTGAGAACATTAAGCATTGGTATTATTACAAAGGAGAATTAAAATGA
- a CDS encoding TDP-N-acetylfucosamine:lipid II N-acetylfucosaminyltransferase, whose product MFKNTNRTFYEPYIEFINENFDSTDHYFMIEEYNNQLLNEYYENNLEYINKFQFIKIIKELYISDKIILHSLTSPRLILLLFFQPWLLEKCYWAIWGADLYYYNHRKKNFKSNIYEFFRKYIIKNIGGLITHIYGDYELAKQWYGANGEYYYSFMYPSNLCKEYDAPRIKSNDKFYIQIGNSADPLNNHREIIMKLSKYKHKNIEIICPLSYGNDAYKAEIVKLGKDIFENKFIPLTNFMPFDRYLDILSKIDVAIFNHKRQQALGNITTLLGLGKKVYIREDITTWQFCLDHHLKVFSLNENFDDLFEKMNTREIQMNIENVKRQFSEEKLIDDWKKIFKDDIK is encoded by the coding sequence ATGTTTAAAAATACAAATAGAACGTTTTATGAACCATACATAGAATTTATTAATGAGAATTTTGATTCTACAGATCATTACTTTATGATTGAAGAATATAATAACCAGTTGCTAAATGAATATTATGAAAATAATCTTGAATATATTAATAAATTTCAATTTATAAAAATAATTAAAGAATTATATATATCAGATAAAATAATATTACACTCACTTACGTCTCCAAGATTAATATTATTATTATTTTTTCAACCTTGGTTGCTTGAAAAATGTTATTGGGCGATATGGGGAGCAGATTTATATTATTATAACCATAGAAAAAAGAATTTTAAATCAAATATTTATGAATTTTTTAGAAAATACATTATTAAGAACATAGGTGGTTTAATAACCCACATCTATGGAGACTATGAATTAGCTAAACAGTGGTATGGTGCAAATGGAGAATATTATTATTCCTTTATGTACCCTAGCAATTTGTGTAAGGAATATGATGCACCTAGAATTAAGTCTAATGACAAATTTTATATTCAAATAGGAAATTCGGCAGATCCATTGAATAATCACAGGGAGATTATCATGAAGCTGTCAAAATATAAACATAAGAATATAGAGATAATATGTCCATTATCTTATGGTAATGATGCATATAAAGCAGAAATAGTAAAATTGGGAAAGGATATTTTTGAAAACAAATTTATTCCGCTAACAAACTTTATGCCGTTCGATAGATACCTTGATATTTTAAGCAAGATAGATGTTGCAATATTCAATCATAAAAGACAACAAGCGTTAGGTAATATTACAACATTACTAGGATTAGGTAAAAAAGTTTACATTCGAGAAGACATTACTACATGGCAATTTTGTTTAGATCATCATTTAAAAGTATTTAGTTTAAATGAAAATTTTGATGATTTATTTGAAAAAATGAATACAAGAGAAATACAAATGAATATTGAGAATGTGAAAAGACAATTTTCTGAAGAAAAGTTGATAGATGATTGGAAGAAAATCTTTAAGGATGATATAAAATGA
- a CDS encoding O-antigen ligase family protein, with translation MEKSIKFNGRLLLSFIIASIILVPTIRLKGLPGMRLEQFAVVIGFFCLIVKVITNKRVVLHKSLFPILIITFSFFIIISIINGALSGYNVIINDFFELYKIFVYCGLFIITSTLITKQNDKMFFLKIINTSIFVTSIVSITQYFNIFSLNELYIPYIAPTQYKTLINDYPWPRVIGLSDNPNVYAVIVLIGCLSSLGLYLYNKQKYNLLIMIINFIVLLMTRSRSGFLFFIVSSVVFFFLYYKDFIFNNKRNKLKKLFIMFSLLIGLLSIFILAFLILPKDLTWRIMEIFDLKNSNSWQLRLANWQENFGYFLQHPLLGIGPVKSIVYKNAADNEWLLLLKRYGLIGTLYFINMFAIPIIKYWREINKTIPGKIYLSLLVGAIFYMIPVAIFHSFQLMSLILVIGGITFANPESLYELKLKYKS, from the coding sequence ATGGAAAAGTCAATAAAATTTAATGGTAGATTGTTGTTATCTTTTATAATTGCCTCTATTATATTAGTACCTACTATTAGGTTGAAGGGTTTGCCAGGAATGCGATTAGAGCAGTTTGCTGTGGTAATTGGATTTTTTTGTTTGATAGTAAAAGTGATTACAAATAAAAGAGTAGTTTTGCATAAATCACTATTTCCAATATTAATCATTACATTTAGTTTCTTCATTATAATATCTATTATTAATGGAGCTTTAAGTGGTTATAATGTTATTATAAACGATTTTTTTGAACTTTACAAAATATTTGTATATTGTGGATTGTTTATAATAACATCTACATTAATCACAAAACAAAACGATAAAATGTTTTTCTTAAAAATTATAAACACTAGCATTTTTGTTACTAGTATTGTTTCAATAACACAATATTTTAATATATTTAGTTTAAATGAATTGTATATACCCTATATAGCGCCGACTCAATACAAAACACTAATAAATGATTATCCATGGCCTAGAGTTATTGGACTTTCAGATAATCCAAACGTATATGCAGTAATAGTACTTATTGGATGTTTAAGTAGTTTAGGATTATATTTATATAACAAACAAAAATATAATTTGCTAATTATGATAATAAATTTTATTGTTCTATTAATGACAAGATCTAGATCAGGTTTTTTGTTTTTTATTGTATCCTCTGTAGTTTTCTTTTTTTTATATTATAAAGATTTTATTTTTAACAATAAAAGAAACAAGTTAAAAAAGTTATTTATAATGTTTAGCTTATTGATTGGTTTATTAAGTATATTTATTTTAGCGTTTCTTATTCTTCCAAAAGATTTAACATGGAGGATAATGGAGATATTTGACCTTAAGAATAGCAACTCATGGCAACTTAGGTTAGCTAATTGGCAAGAAAACTTTGGGTACTTTCTACAACATCCTCTACTTGGAATAGGACCAGTAAAGTCTATAGTTTATAAGAATGCAGCAGATAATGAATGGTTATTATTATTAAAAAGATATGGCCTTATTGGCACTTTATATTTTATTAATATGTTCGCAATTCCAATAATAAAATATTGGAGAGAAATCAATAAAACAATACCAGGTAAAATATATTTATCTTTATTAGTAGGAGCAATATTTTATATGATACCAGTAGCAATATTCCATTCTTTCCAATTAATGTCTTTAATTTTGGTGATTGGTGGAATAACCTTTGCAAATCCTGAAAGCTTGTATGAACTAAAACTAAAATATAAGAGTTGA